Proteins found in one Populus alba chromosome 14, ASM523922v2, whole genome shotgun sequence genomic segment:
- the LOC118057112 gene encoding uncharacterized protein has protein sequence MVDHPDIPGIPAGAPISVQKKQAFNFKEFCKVCLSIVTRWHRFRRKSSPTSPGEEELEAKFEAISHGPEELGYDTEDEKTMNGIHSLRYNADNMRGDNPSSPRGFFKHKSMDGCFPNISSPLSRTGSRKSPSLKPSFLKRNASRRSTDSHHGSSASLSRNASRNSTSNIMFSNSTGKMKPPAIERPLECTLDELCYGCMKKIKITRDVITNTGQTIQEEEILTIKVKPGWKKGTKITFEGMGNERRGSCAADIIFVIAEKRHSLFRREGEDLEIGVEIPLVKALTGCQISIPLLGGKKTSLLIDDIIYPGYERIIEGQGMPNTKEQGKRGSLKVVFLVEFPTELTDEQRSDILSILQDSS, from the exons aTGGTAGATCATCCTGACATTCCAGGCATACCAGCAGGTGCCCCCATTTCTGTGCAGAAAAAGCAAGCTTtcaattttaaagaattttgcAAAGTCTGTCTATCAATAGTCACCAGATGGCATCGCTTTAGGAGAAAATCATCTCCAACAtctccaggggaagaagaactAGAAGCAAAATTTGAAGCCATCAGCCACGGTCCTGAG GAACTTGGTTACGATACAGAAGACGAAAAGACGATGAATGGAATCCACAGTTTAAGATACAATGCTGATAATATGCGAGGTGACAATCCTTCGAGTCCAAGAGGATTCTTCAAACATAAAAGCATGGATGGCTGTTTTCCTAATATATCTTCTCCTCTGTCAAGAACTGGAAGCCGAAAGAGCCCTTCTCTGAAACCTTCTTTTCTAAAGAGAAACGCGAGCAGGAGAAGTACCGATTCTCATCATGGCTCCTCTGCATCTCTCTCGAGAAACGCAAGCCGGAATAGCACCAGCAACATCATGTTTTCAAACTCAACGGGAAAGATGAAACCTCCGGCTATTGAAAGGCCTCTCGAATGCACGCTTGACGAGTTATGTTATGGATGCATGAAAAAGATCAAGATAACAAGAGATGTCATTACAAACACAGG GCAGACAattcaagaagaagaaatattaacaataaaagtGAAGCCGGGATGGAAAAAGGGAACGAAGATCACATTCGAAGGAATGGGAAATGAGAGACGTGGCAGTTGCGCAGCTGATATAATATTCGTGATTGCTGAGAAACGACATTCTCTGTTTAGAAGGGAAGGAGAAGATCTGGAAATAGGTGTAGAAATTCCACTAGTGAAGGCCCTAACTGGCTGCCAAATCTCAATCCCTTTGCTGGGCGGTAAGAAAACGAGTTTGTTGATCGATGATATCATTTACCCTGGCTATGAAAGGATCATAGAAGGTCAAGGCATGCCAAACACAAAAGAGCAAGGAAAGAGAGGGAGTTTGAAAGTTGTTTTCCTAGTAGAATTCCCGACAGAACTGACAGATGAACAGCGGTCAGATATTCTTAGTATTCTACAGGATTCTTCTTGA